A single window of Dermacentor albipictus isolate Rhodes 1998 colony chromosome 1, USDA_Dalb.pri_finalv2, whole genome shotgun sequence DNA harbors:
- the LOC135903076 gene encoding uncharacterized protein — protein sequence MKTFGIIVCLGLLAAACAATLESPESEHALQQTEQDKKLQASVILLGESVDRWIENSKGLEPELPQGREKIVDETVYETEALDNPEDEDDAEDDSDAVVEYGLGKKLKKWRKKAKKALVDAAKVVAVNKVVGAAAGALG from the exons ATGAAGACATTCGGAATCATCGTGTGCTTAGGACTTTTAGCAGCAGCAT GTGCAGCCACACT tgaGTCCCCGGAAAGTGAGCATGCACTTCAGCAAACCGAGCAAG ACAAAAAGCTCCAGGCTTCTGTCATCCTGCTTGGCGAATCAGTGGACAGATGGATTGAAAATAGCAAGGGGTTAGAGCCAGAGTTGCCACAGGGTCGCGAGAAAATAGTGGACGAGACTGTGTACGAAACCGAAGCACTGGACAACCCAGAGGACGAGGACGACGCGGAAGACGACAGTGATGCCGTGGTCGAGTATGGACTCGGAAAGAAGTTGAAGAAGTGGAGGAAGAAGGCGAAGAAGGCCCTTGTCGACGCTGCGAAGGTGGTCGCTGTAAACAAGGTGGTCGGTGCCGCAGCTGGCGCTCTCGGATGA